A single genomic interval of Saccharomyces eubayanus strain FM1318 chromosome IV, whole genome shotgun sequence harbors:
- the LDB17 gene encoding Ldb17p, protein MILDPLSPNIENHSHDEIIDFWEKIESIANIPKDKLDESHVNSSLVAYLKFATDSYKVFINTDRDLYRMSLILLESPLFEFEKEFCLSKLQSLLNIDLLEMNMKFIIVYVLLCEAKKNVHSLEIMLKFQGFTVFYNALYTQFAYLSKYGEEKRTVNKQRYKTDAANTITPLDCLVPSLTDIDLGIIDEMKQISTVLMDLLFQILKYCKCVIANLQIVDDFFVYFLMETIRSDIMDDMFNNAQFKLLLALNEQYMMFAKEYEIENKVYKYLINESVSKCFSELLLLKFNRVSDPPLQIMMCKIIYLILTPRSDHAPISFFYTNDLHVLTDVLIRELQNISEDEEILRNTLLRVLIPLLKNTQLSKTHYRKDDLNKLLQYLSTLDNICADSPVLHEHLVTVRLSQKCLQQIPWLEDPPTPPNENSPASSNATSRDSSIFTLGGSDNQNALTRKGHLYSNRGLDVSAESLTKRKARAPPPPPPPSRKCGTLK, encoded by the coding sequence ATGATACTAGATCCATTGTCTccaaatattgaaaatcattCCCATGATGAAATCATCGACTTTTGGGAGAAAATTGAGTCCATTGCCAATATACCAAAAGATAAACTGGATGAGTCCCACGTCAATTCAAGCCTTGTCGCGTACCTCAAGTTTGCCACGGATTCCTATAAAGTGTTTATCAATACCGATCGAGATCTCTATCGAATGTCACTGATTTTGTTGGAATCGCCtctatttgaatttgaaaaagagtTTTGCCTGAGCAAATTGCAATCACTACTCAATATAGACCTACTGGAAATGAATATGAAGTTTATTATAGTTTATGTCCTTCTCTGcgaagcaaagaaaaacgtcCACTCTTTAGAAATTATGCTCAAATTCCAAGGGTTTACCGTATTTTATAACGCTTTATACACTCAATTTGCTTATTTGAGCAAGtatggagaagaaaagagaactgTTAATAAACAGCGATATAAAACTGATGCTGCCAACACGATTACACCTTTGGACTGTTTGGTCCCAAGTTTGACTGACATTGATTTGGGTATTATAGATGAAATGAAGCAAATTTCTACCGTTTTGATggatttattatttcaaaTCTTAAAGTATTGTAAATGCGTTATTGCCAACCTTCAAATTGTTGACGATTTCtttgtttactttttgaTGGAAACGATAAGGTCTGATATTATGGATGATATGTTCAACAATGCACAATTTAAGCTGTTGTTGGCATTAAATGAACAATATATGATGTTTGCCAAAGAATACGAAATCGAAAACAAAGTTTATAAGTATTTGATCAACGAGTCAGTGTCCAAATGCTTCAGTGAGTTGCTGCTATTAAAATTTAATAGAGTATCGGATCCTCCTTTACAAATCATGATGTGCAAAATCATTTATCTAATCTTGACACCAAGGAGCGATCATGCTCCaataagttttttttatacaaATGATTTGCACGTTCTTACTGATGTATTAATAAGAGAGCTCCAGAACATAAGTGAAGATGAGGAGATATTGAGAAATACCCTCTTAAGGGTCCTTATCCCATTATTAAAAAACACACAATTATCTAAGACTCATTATAGAAAGGACGATTTAAATAAATTATTGCAGTATCTGTCAACTCTAGATAATATATGCGCTGACAGTCCGGTACTACACGAACACCTAGTCACAGTAAGGCTATCACAAAAGTgtcttcaacaaattcCTTGGCTAGAGGATCCGCCTACGCCTCCGAATGAAAATTCACCGGCCTCTAGTAATGCGACTAGCAGAGACTCCAGTATATTTACTCTAGGAGGGTCTGATAACCAGAATGCCTTGACCCGTAAAGGCCATCTTTATAGCAATCGTGGACTAGACGTTTCTGCAGAATCTTtaactaaaagaaaagctagagctccaccaccaccaccaccaccatcaagaaaatgtGGAACTCTGAAATGA